A genomic region of Prochlorococcus marinus XMU1405 contains the following coding sequences:
- a CDS encoding MFS transporter, with amino-acid sequence MFSYGLGDAGTGLVATQFGFFLFKFFISAGLPVIIAGSLLMLIKIWDAVNDPLIGWLSDRTKSRWGPRIPWMVTASVPLGFSLAAIWWTPTGSVLTKTIYYAIISIIVMTAYTSINLPFAALSTEISEKTAIRTRLNASRFTGSIIAGLTGLIIAGVVLGTEGSANNEYFLMGKISGCIAVAATLISCWGLAPFAKKARRPTGKVEAITLQFKRIFRNKKFLKVITLYILLWCALQLMQTVALIYVEDVLNVPTYIAKWIPIPFQISALVGLQIWTRVSNRLNRISALNYGAIMWIISCTAALFLPSLSKISGVGDSLFLNANNIFLFILLIFIICLIGIGASTAFLIPWSLLPDAIDEDPEKPAGLYTAWMVLIQKIGIAFSVQLLGFLLYLSGYQSCFIDKDSLNIMEQCYSAQLTIRLCIGFIPSILVIIGLLIMRKWDQKLITN; translated from the coding sequence TTAGTCGCGACGCAATTTGGTTTTTTTCTTTTCAAATTCTTTATTTCTGCTGGTTTACCAGTAATAATTGCAGGATCATTATTAATGTTAATAAAGATATGGGATGCAGTAAATGATCCGTTAATTGGATGGTTAAGTGACCGTACTAAATCAAGATGGGGGCCTAGAATCCCTTGGATGGTAACAGCATCTGTTCCTCTTGGTTTCTCTTTAGCTGCGATATGGTGGACACCCACTGGTTCAGTGCTAACCAAGACTATCTACTATGCCATAATTTCTATAATTGTAATGACTGCCTATACAAGTATTAATCTTCCTTTTGCAGCTCTATCTACTGAAATTTCTGAAAAAACAGCAATAAGAACAAGACTAAACGCATCTAGATTTACTGGCTCAATAATTGCAGGACTCACTGGTTTAATAATTGCTGGAGTTGTATTGGGTACCGAAGGATCTGCAAATAATGAATATTTTTTAATGGGTAAAATAAGCGGATGTATTGCAGTTGCTGCAACATTAATTTCTTGTTGGGGATTAGCTCCATTCGCAAAAAAAGCAAGAAGGCCTACAGGAAAAGTTGAAGCCATTACACTTCAATTCAAGAGGATCTTCAGAAATAAAAAATTTCTAAAAGTTATTACGCTTTATATCCTTCTTTGGTGCGCTTTACAATTAATGCAAACAGTAGCGTTAATCTATGTCGAGGATGTACTTAATGTACCAACATATATTGCGAAGTGGATCCCGATACCTTTCCAAATTAGCGCTTTAGTGGGTTTACAAATATGGACCAGAGTATCAAATAGATTGAACAGGATTTCAGCTTTAAACTATGGAGCGATTATGTGGATTATTTCATGTACAGCAGCTTTATTTTTACCTTCGTTGTCAAAAATTTCAGGAGTTGGAGATAGTTTATTCCTAAATGCCAACAACATATTTCTGTTCATTCTTTTAATTTTCATAATTTGTCTTATTGGAATTGGCGCTTCAACCGCTTTTCTTATCCCTTGGTCGCTACTTCCTGATGCAATAGACGAAGATCCAGAGAAACCAGCAGGATTATATACAGCTTGGATGGTACTTATTCAGAAGATTGGTATCGCATTTAGTGTTCAATTATTAGGATTTTTGTTGTATTTATCTGGTTATCAATCATGCTTTATTGATAAAGATAGTCTAAATATTATGGAACAATGCTACTCAGCACAATTAACTATTAGATTATGTATTGGTTTTATACCCTCAATATTGGTAATAATTGGTCTTTTAATAATGAGAAAATGGGATCAAAAATTAATTACAAACTAA